Proteins from one Enterobacter bugandensis genomic window:
- a CDS encoding ABC transporter ATP-binding protein yields the protein MIELAVDDLHLTYGDNPVLKGVSMNLKRGEVVSLLGPSGSGKTTLLRAVAGLEKPTQGSIVIGNNKVYDGTPRSEIPAEERNLGLVFQSYALWPHKTVFENVAYPLKLRKVPAKEIQQRVQDVLDQLGLGHLGKRHPHQLSGGQQQRVAIGRALVYNPPVILLDEPLSNLDAKLREEARVFLRELIIKLGLSALMVTHDQNEAMSISDRILLLNNGKIEQQGTPQEMYGSPKTLFTAEFMGSNNRLHGKVTEVRDGRARIEGKGWVLWGQAGEGVQSGNDATAVIRVERVAVVEGPGENQLELPLLTSMYLGDHWEYLFRTPGDDFVIRAYGHEVRDPQHCHLSLPEKHVWVFPKG from the coding sequence ATGATTGAATTAGCGGTTGACGATCTGCACTTAACCTACGGCGACAATCCTGTTTTAAAAGGTGTCTCCATGAACCTGAAGCGCGGCGAAGTGGTCTCTCTGTTAGGCCCCTCCGGCAGTGGTAAAACCACCCTGCTGCGTGCCGTCGCGGGTCTGGAAAAACCGACGCAGGGGTCGATTGTCATTGGCAACAATAAAGTTTACGACGGCACGCCGCGCAGTGAGATCCCGGCAGAAGAGCGTAACCTGGGGCTGGTGTTCCAGTCCTATGCCCTATGGCCGCACAAAACCGTGTTTGAGAACGTGGCCTATCCGCTCAAGCTGCGTAAAGTTCCGGCCAAAGAGATCCAGCAGCGCGTACAGGACGTGCTGGACCAGCTGGGTCTGGGCCATCTTGGCAAACGTCACCCGCACCAGCTCTCCGGCGGGCAACAGCAGCGCGTGGCGATTGGCCGGGCGCTGGTGTACAACCCACCGGTGATTTTGCTGGACGAGCCGCTTTCCAACCTCGACGCCAAGCTGCGCGAAGAGGCCCGCGTGTTCCTGCGCGAGCTGATTATCAAACTCGGGTTATCCGCGCTGATGGTGACGCACGACCAGAACGAAGCGATGTCCATATCCGACCGCATCCTGCTGCTTAACAACGGCAAAATTGAGCAACAGGGCACGCCGCAGGAGATGTACGGCTCGCCAAAAACGCTGTTTACCGCCGAGTTTATGGGCAGCAACAACCGCCTGCACGGTAAGGTCACCGAAGTGCGCGACGGCAGAGCGCGTATCGAAGGAAAAGGCTGGGTGCTGTGGGGCCAGGCGGGCGAAGGGGTACAGAGCGGTAATGACGCTACGGCGGTGATCCGGGTCGAGCGCGTGGCGGTGGTTGAGGGGCCAGGGGAAAATCAGCTTGAACTGCCGCTGCTCACCAGCATGTATCTTGGTGACCACTGGGAGTACCTGTTCCGCACGCCGGGAGATGATTTTGTCATTCGCGCGTATGGGCATGAGGTTCGGGATCCGCAGC
- a CDS encoding ABC transporter permease, producing MNTLRRKWQSLPRGIVVLITALVIYTPLSFIVIQSFLSAPFFSPAKEWSLESFGFIFTDPDFYKALRSGFILAFGLVIIAIPLGGVLAFLMVRTDLPGRRLIEPLILVPIFVSPMVLGFGYVVAAGPVGFLSLWAQALIGFVPWNIYDMSSIVVIAGLTHVPHAYLYISSALRSVGSDVEEAARIAGASPLQVMTSVSLPMVRPSILYAIVLLFFLGLEVFGLMLVLGDPEGNMVLATYLYQLTNKLGTPSYHLMAAVAVVLICITIPLVMLQRRLMRTANRFVTMKGKASQARALPLGKWRWVAGAVVAFWLTVTIGVPLLGVVLRAFISNWGVGVSLWDELSLSTFRTIWAQPNLLRAIVNSMAIGVIGGALAVACYLFVGIAMHRKPDNTTRFLDYSVLVPRAVPGLLAGLAFLWVFLFLPMWLDNSLKSGWLSGFAWTDWMRENVIVWLRSLRSTIFSVWLAYTVVWMAYGLRLISSTLLQVGPELEEAARSTGATRGQITRHVTIPLSRYGLIGSWLLMFLIFEREYSTGVYLLSPGTETIGSMLVSLWAAGAIDIVAALSFINILLVVVGLGIALRFGVKIHD from the coding sequence ATGAATACATTACGCAGAAAGTGGCAAAGCCTGCCGCGCGGCATCGTCGTGCTGATAACCGCTCTGGTTATCTACACGCCGCTGTCATTTATCGTGATACAGAGCTTCCTGTCCGCTCCGTTCTTTTCTCCGGCAAAAGAGTGGAGCCTTGAATCATTTGGCTTTATCTTCACCGACCCTGATTTCTATAAGGCCCTGAGAAGCGGCTTTATTCTCGCCTTCGGGCTGGTCATCATCGCCATTCCGCTGGGTGGCGTGCTGGCGTTTCTGATGGTTCGCACCGACCTGCCCGGCCGCCGCCTGATTGAACCGCTGATCCTGGTCCCCATTTTCGTATCGCCGATGGTGCTCGGCTTTGGCTATGTGGTGGCCGCCGGTCCGGTGGGCTTTCTGTCCCTGTGGGCGCAGGCGCTGATCGGCTTTGTGCCGTGGAACATCTACGATATGTCGAGCATCGTGGTCATTGCTGGCCTGACGCACGTGCCGCATGCCTATCTCTATATTTCATCCGCGCTGCGCAGCGTCGGCTCTGATGTGGAAGAAGCCGCGCGCATTGCGGGTGCCTCTCCGCTGCAGGTGATGACCTCCGTCAGCCTGCCGATGGTGCGCCCGTCGATCCTGTACGCCATCGTGCTGCTGTTCTTCCTCGGGCTGGAAGTATTTGGCCTGATGCTGGTGCTCGGCGATCCGGAAGGCAATATGGTGCTGGCAACCTACCTGTACCAGCTGACAAACAAGCTCGGCACACCGTCATATCACCTGATGGCGGCGGTTGCCGTGGTGCTGATTTGCATCACCATCCCACTGGTGATGCTCCAGCGCCGTCTGATGCGCACCGCCAACCGCTTCGTCACGATGAAAGGGAAAGCCTCACAGGCTCGCGCGTTACCGCTGGGCAAATGGCGCTGGGTTGCCGGGGCGGTGGTTGCCTTCTGGCTCACCGTCACCATCGGCGTGCCGCTGCTCGGCGTAGTGCTGCGCGCGTTTATCTCCAACTGGGGTGTGGGCGTTTCGCTGTGGGATGAGCTTTCGCTGAGCACTTTCCGCACCATCTGGGCACAGCCCAACCTGCTGCGCGCCATCGTCAACTCCATGGCAATTGGGGTGATTGGCGGCGCGCTGGCCGTGGCGTGCTACCTGTTCGTCGGGATTGCGATGCACCGCAAACCGGATAACACCACGCGCTTCCTGGACTACAGCGTGCTGGTGCCGCGCGCCGTGCCTGGCCTGCTTGCCGGTCTGGCGTTCCTGTGGGTGTTCCTGTTCCTGCCGATGTGGCTGGACAACTCGCTGAAATCCGGCTGGCTTTCCGGGTTCGCCTGGACCGACTGGATGCGCGAGAACGTCATCGTCTGGCTGCGTTCGCTGCGCAGCACCATTTTCAGCGTCTGGCTGGCCTATACCGTGGTGTGGATGGCTTACGGGCTGAGGCTTATCTCTTCCACGTTGCTGCAGGTGGGGCCAGAGCTTGAAGAAGCCGCGCGCAGCACCGGGGCGACGCGCGGGCAGATCACCCGCCATGTGACCATTCCCCTCTCCCGCTACGGTCTTATTGGTTCGTGGCTGCTGATGTTTCTGATCTTTGAGCGCGAATACTCAACGGGTGTGTATCTGCTTTCCCCCGGCACGGAGACCATCGGTTCAATGCTGGTTTCCCTCTGGGCCGCGGGTGCCATTGATATCGTGGCGGCGCTCTCTTTCATTAACATCCTGCTGGTCGTGGTAGGTCTGGGCATTGCCCTTCGTTTCGGAGTGAAAATACATGATTGA
- a CDS encoding ABC transporter substrate-binding protein codes for MSNTFRISLLTATVLFSASALSALPQGYPAEYQKVVDAATKEGKVVIYSTTDTKAAGPLIAGFEKTYPGIKVEYNDMNSTELYNRFISEQASGGGSGDVVWSSSMDTGLKLATDYAMEYKSPEQSQLPKWAVWKDKAYGTTYEPVVFIYNKRLIPAGDVPDSHAALAKLIASQTDKFKSKVTTYDIEKSGLGFMLSVQDHKADPNYFKTLADVAKGGLAVQSSTGTMMERVSSGENLIGFNILGSYAEARAKNDPSLGISYPKDYTLVLSRVSFISQQAQNSNAAKLWLDYVLSEKGQSILASQADIPSIRNDIEGKNDIDGLTKILGNALKPIPVDETLLEYLQPKKRLEYIKEWRAAAAK; via the coding sequence ATGTCGAACACGTTCCGAATTTCTCTGCTTACCGCTACCGTCCTGTTCTCTGCTTCTGCACTCTCTGCCCTGCCGCAGGGCTATCCTGCTGAGTATCAAAAAGTTGTCGATGCCGCCACCAAAGAGGGCAAGGTGGTGATTTACTCCACCACCGACACCAAAGCCGCCGGGCCGCTGATTGCGGGTTTCGAAAAAACCTACCCGGGCATCAAAGTTGAATACAACGACATGAACAGCACCGAGCTGTACAACCGTTTTATCAGCGAACAGGCCTCCGGTGGCGGTAGCGGCGACGTGGTCTGGAGCTCCTCAATGGACACCGGGCTGAAACTCGCCACCGACTACGCCATGGAGTACAAATCGCCGGAGCAAAGTCAGCTGCCGAAATGGGCAGTCTGGAAAGATAAAGCATACGGCACCACCTATGAGCCAGTGGTCTTTATCTACAACAAGCGCCTGATCCCGGCTGGCGACGTGCCGGATTCTCACGCCGCGCTGGCGAAGCTGATTGCCAGCCAGACGGACAAATTCAAGAGCAAAGTCACCACCTACGACATCGAAAAATCGGGTCTTGGCTTTATGCTTTCCGTGCAGGATCACAAGGCCGATCCAAACTACTTTAAAACCCTGGCCGACGTCGCCAAAGGCGGCTTAGCGGTGCAGTCATCAACGGGCACCATGATGGAGAGGGTTTCCTCCGGTGAAAACCTGATCGGCTTTAACATCCTCGGATCCTATGCTGAAGCCCGCGCGAAGAACGATCCTTCTCTCGGCATTTCGTACCCGAAAGATTACACGCTGGTGCTCTCGCGCGTGTCGTTCATCAGCCAGCAGGCGCAAAACAGCAATGCGGCAAAACTGTGGCTGGACTATGTGCTGTCTGAAAAAGGGCAAAGCATTCTGGCCAGTCAGGCGGATATTCCCTCCATCCGTAACGATATCGAAGGCAAAAATGATATTGACGGCCTGACCAAAATCCTCGGTAACGCGCTGAAGCCGATCCCGGTTGATGAAACGCTGCTGGAGTACCTGCAGCCGAAAAAACGCCTGGAGTACATCAAAGAGTGGCGTGCAGCCGCCGCCAAATAA